From Microtus pennsylvanicus isolate mMicPen1 chromosome 10, mMicPen1.hap1, whole genome shotgun sequence, one genomic window encodes:
- the Ncstn gene encoding nicastrin encodes MATTRGGSGPDPGSRGLLLLLSFSMTLAGLCLGNSVERKIYIPLNKTAPCVRLLNATHQIGCQSSISGDTGVIHVVEKEEDLQWALTDGPNPPYVVLLEGRLFIRDVMEKLKGKTNRIAGLAVTLAKPNSTSSFSPSVQCPNDGFGVYSNSYGPEFAHCKQTLWNELGNGLAYEDFSFPIFLLEDENETKVIKQCYQDHNLGQNGSAPSFPLCAMQLFSHMHAVISTATCMRRSFIQSTFSINPEIVCDPLSDYNVWSMLKPINTSGALEPDDRVVVAATRLDSRSFFWNVAPGAESAVASFVTQLAAAEALHKAPDVTTLPRNVMFVFFQGETFDYIGSSRMVYDMENGKFPVRLENIDSFVELGQVALRTSLDLWMHTDPMSQKNDSVKNQVEDLLVTLEKSGAGVPEVVLRRQNQSQALPPSSLQRFLRARNISGVVLADHSGSFHNRYYQSIFDTAENINVTYPESQSPEEDLNFVTDTAKALANVATVLARALYELAGGTNFNDSIQADPQTVTRLLYGFLVRANNSWFQSILRQDLRSYLDDGPLQHYIAVSSPTNTTYVVQYALANLTGKVTNLTREQCQDPSKVPNESKDLYEYSWVQGPWNSNKTERLPRCVRSTVRLARALSPAFELSQWGSTEYSTWAESRWKDIQARIFLIASKELEFITLIVGFGILVFSLIVTYCINAKADVLFVAPREPGSVSY; translated from the exons ATGGCTACGACTAGGGGCGGCTCTGGGCCTGACCCAGGAAGTCGGGgtcttcttctccttctgtctttttccATGACACTGGCAG GATTGTGTCTGGGAAACTCAGTGGAGAGGAAAATCTACATCCCCTTAAATAAAACAGCTCCTTGTGTCCGCCTGCTCAATGCCACTCATCAGATCGGCTGCCAGT CTTCAATTAGTGGGGATACAGGGGTTATCCATGTAGTGGAAAAAGAAGAGGACCTGCAGTGGGCGTTGACAGATGGCCCCAACCCTCCGTACGTGGTTCTACTGGAGGGCAGGCTCTTTATCAG GGATGTAATGGAAAAGCTGAAGGGGAAAACCAACAGAATTGCTGGTCTTGCAGTGACTCTAGCCAAGCCCAATTCGACTTCAAGCTTCTCTCCTAGTGTGCAGTGCCCAAATGATGGGTTTG GTGTTTACTCCAACTCCTATGGGCCAGAGTTTGCTCACTGCAAACAAACACTGTGGAATGAACTGGGCAATGGCTTGGCTTATGAAGACTTCAGTTTTCCCATCTTTCTTCTTGAAGATGAGAACGAAACCAAGGTCATCAAGCAG TGCTATCAAGATCACAACCTGGGTCAGAATGGCTCTGCACCAAGCTTCCCACTGTGTGCAATGCAGCTCTTCTCACACATGCACGCCGTCATCAGCACCGCTACCTGCATGCGGCGCAGCTTCATCCAGAGCACCTTCAGCATCAACCCAG AAATCGTCTGTGACCCCTTATCTGACTACAACGTATGGAGCATGCTTAAGCCTATAAATACATCTGGGGCATTAGAACCTGATGACAGGGTTGTGGTTGCTGCCACCCGG CTGGATAGCCGGTCCTTTTTCTGGAACGTGGCCCCAGGGGCAGAAAGTGCTGTAGCCTCCTTTGTCACACAGCTGGCTGCAGCTGAAGCTTTGCACAAGGCACCTGACGTGACCACCCTACCCCGCAATGTGATGTTTGTCTTCTTCCAGGGG GAGACTTTTGACTACATTGGCAGCTCAAGGATGGTCTATGACATGGAAAACGGCAAGTTTCCCGTGCGGCTCGAGAACATCGACTCGTTTGTGGAGCTGGGACAG GTGGCCTTAAGAACTTCCCTAGATCTCTGGATGCACACAGATCCCATGTCTCAGAAGAACGACTCTGTGAAGAACCAG GTGGAGGACCTCCTGGTCACTCTGGAGAAGAGTGGTGCTGGTGTCCCTGAAGTTGTCCTCAGGAGACAGAATCAGTCCCAGGCCCTTCCACCATCATCTCTACAACGATTTCTTCGGGCTCGAAACATCTCGGGTGTGGTTCTGGCCGACCACTCTGGTTCCTTCCATAACCG GTATTACCAGAGCATTTTTGATACTGCTGAGAACATTAACGTGACCTATCCGGAGTcgcagagcccagaagaggatcTGAACTTTGTGACAGACACTGCCAAG GCACTGGCGAACGTGGCCACAGTGCTGGCTCGCGCATTGTATGAGCTTGCAGGAGGAACCAACTTCAATGACTCCATTCAGGCTGATCCCCAAACA GTTACACGTCTGCTCTATGGGTTCCTGGTTAGAGCCAACAATTCGTGGTTCCAGTCTATCCTCAGACAGGACCTAAGGTCCTATTTGG ATGATGGGCCTCTTCAACACTACATCGCTGTCTCCAGCCCTACCAACACTACTTACGTTGTGCAGTATGCCTTAGCAAATCTGACAGGCAAGGTGACCAACCTCACCCGAGAGCAGTGCCAGGATCCAAGTAAAGTCCCAAATGAAAGCAAGGAT CTGTATGAATACTCATGGGTACAAGGCCCTTGGAATTCCAACAAGACAGAGCGACTCCCCCGTTGTGTGCGCTCCACGGTACGACTGGCCAGGGCCTTGTCCCCTGCCTTTGAACTAAGTCAGTGGGGCTCCACAGAATATTCTACATGGGCCGAGAGCCGCTGGAAAGACATCCAAGCTCGGATATTCCTGATTGCCAGCAAAGAACTTGAG TTCATTACCTTGATTGTGGGCTTCGGCATCCTCGTCTTCTCTCTCATCGTCACTTACTGCATCAATGCCAAAGCCGATGTCCTTTTCGTTGCTCCCCGAGAGCCAGGATCCGTGTCTTACTGA